In the Pseudomonadota bacterium genome, GACGACTCCATCTACGTCGTCGGGCCCGGCCCGGACACGGACACCGACACCGACACCGACGCCGACACCGACGTCGATTCGGACACCGACACCGACACCGACACGGACGAAGGCAGCTGGGAGGGGGTCGGGATCGAGGACGCCCACGCGCCGGACGAGTACACGGTGATAGTCGGCTTCACGGGCGCCCCGCCCGCCGCCGACGCCGGGAACGCGGCGATCTACGCGCTCGACTCGGACGTCGGCGCGCTCGCCGTCGAGTCGGCGACCTACGACGCGGACGGGCGCGTCGCCACGCTCGTCACGGCCCGGCAGAAGCTCGGCGTCACCTACACGCTCACGATCACGCCGCCCGAGGACGGCGCGACCCCGCTCGACGCCGACTTCCTCTCCGCGGACACGGCGACGCTCTGGGTCGTCGACTTCGCCTCCTCCAGCTACGAGGAGCGGCTCTTCGCGCGCAACGCGGTGGGCGAGAGCGCGGTGGCGTACGTCGAGGACGGCTGGTACGGGGACGGCGCCTCGGCGGTGCAGAACTTCGACGAGCACGTCTTCCCGATCGAGACCGGGCTGTTCACCCTTCCGCCGGACATGGACAGCAACGGCAAGATCGTCATGCTCGGCCTCGACGGCGGCGGCTACTACGGCGGCTACTTCGATCCCATCAACACGTACACCCAGGCCCAGCTGGACGCCTGGGGCTGGACGGAGTACGGCTACCACACCAACGAGATGGAGATCATCCACGTCGCGGTCGACTACGGCGAGTTCGACTCCGGGCGCAGCATCGTCCCGCACGAGTTCCAGCACCTCCTCTACCAGGAGCGCCACCCGGACAACGACTGGCTCGACACCTACCACAACGAGGGGCTCGCGGAGTGCGCCGTGCGCGCGGTGAACGGCGACTACGATCAGGCGATCGGCTACTACTTCGCCGACTACAGCGGGATGATCGGCGAGGGGCTGTCGCTCGTGAACTGGGGCTACGGCGTCTACGAGAACTACGTCCTCGCGTTCATGTTCTGGTCGTACATCGCGAGCCAGCTCGACGGGGTGGACACGTACGCCGAGATCTTCGATCAGGACACCGGCGCGCCGGACGAGATCGAGGAGCTCCTCGTGGCCGAGCTGGGCACCGACTTCGGCGGGACGCAGCTCAACGCGATGATCGCCGCCTGGATCCAGGCCGAGACCGGCGTCCGCGGCTACAACGGGTTCCTCGACTTGGGCGGCCAGGTGCCGCCGCACGCGGCGGGCGGCACGACCTCGCTGGACCTCGAGCCGTACGGGGGGACGTTCTTCCCGCTCGACCAGGCGAGCGTCGACTACCCGGGCACGCAGGGCGAGCACATCGTCTACGCCGGGATCGACGGGTCGGACGCCGTCGACCTCACGGCGCCGTTCTCCGTGGACGGCGGCGCGCTCGTCGTGCTGAACACGAACCTCTTCATCACCCACGACTACCCGCCGGACGAGTACCCGACCGAGCACTCCGGGCCGGACGTCGCGGCGTCGGGCGGCGGCAAGGGGATCGCGGAGGCGCTCGAGGCGGGCGTCATCTCCCCGACGTGGACCGACCCGCCGCCGGCGCTCTTCCTGCACCCGGAGCGGTTCGCAGCGTGGCGCGCGGTCCGCGAGGCGCAGATCGGCCTGCGGTAACGTCGTAGGGGCTGGGCTCGCCCTGCCCGCCGGACCCCCCCCCGACGAGGGCGCGGCGAGCGGTGCCCCTACTAAAACTGCGCGGTGGCGTCGATGAAGAAGTCCCAGATGAACGTCTTCTCCGCGCGGAACCTGTTGCCGGGCTTGTCGAGCTCTGGGCGGTGCCCCCAGTTGTAGACCGCGCAGCCGCTCCCGTCCGAGAACACCTGGTCGGAGGGGCACTGGTCGGTCTTCGTGATGAAGTGCTCGGTCTCGTGCGCGAAGTTGGACCCGACGCGGAACTTGACGTACTTGGCCGGCTGGACCGCGATGAACACCCTGCCGAAGATCGTAGCGTAGTTCTCCACGTCGGTCATGCCGGTCCAGGCGTTGCCCTCGACCGCGCTCACCTCCTCGCCGCCGTTGTTGACGCCGTCGCCGTTGAAGTCCACGTACGGCTGCTCGAGGAAGTAGGCCGACGTCCCGAGCGCGTCGAACAGCGGGGTGAACTCCCGCCCCTCGGAGTGGTACTTGCCGCCCGTGCCCACGCCGATGACGAGCTTCCGCTCCTTTTCCGGCACCTCCCACGGGATGAACTCGATGCCGATGTCGATCGTGCCCACCGCGGGCGGGCGCGTGTTGAGCTGCCCGACCGAGTTCCTGTCGATGAAGAAGTTGGCGCCGCCCTTGGAGAACCCGATCAGCGCCTCGAGCCCGAAGTACGGCTCGACGATCCCGTAGCGCCTGGACAGCCGCAAGCCGCCCGCGATCTCGTGGACGCCGCGGCTGATGCCGCCCTTGGACGAGGCCGTCGTCGCGTTGCCCTCGTTGTCGTACCCGTCGGAGCACTGGGCGTCGCTCGACCCGCACGCGGCGCTCATCTCCTCGCCGACGCTGAACCGGCCCTCCACGAAGAAGGTCCAGTTCGGCTTGGTGTCGTCGCGCCCCTGATCCAGGATGCCCCACCAGAGGCCGACGGCGAGGACGTCGATGCCGCTGCGGTCCGGCGACTTGAAGTCCGTCGAGAACAGCTGGTCGGGCGAGCCGTCGCCGTCGAAGTCGTCCGCCCACGAGAAGTCCTTGTCCCTCGAGAGCTTGCGCTGATCTTTCAGGATGAGCGGCAGCCGCGTCTTGAGCGAGATGTCGTGGAACAGGCCGATGTCGAGCTCCATGTTGAGGATGTGCGTCGTCTGCGTGTACTTGGCGACGTCGACGTAGCCGTAGTAGTCCCACTCGTGCGGCGTCGTGTCGAACGACTCGCGCCGGATGTCGCCCTGCTTGTAGAAGCGCTCGTAGCCGACCCGCAGCGTCAGGTCGAACGGGTCGCCGTTGTACCTTTGGTCCGCCGCGTCGATGACGTCCGTGAACTCTCCGGCCGCCACACGGTCCGGTGCGAGGCCGAGGACCGCAACGAACACCAGGCCAATCGCGATGTGTCTCATTCCCGTGCTCCACGCCGACGGACCGGCTGAAAAATGGCAGCTTCGCGTCGCTCGCGCTTCGATGAAAAGAAAAAGTACCAATTTGAGTCGACCGTGGCAAGATCACCGCCGCGAACAGGGTATCGACAAATTCTCCCGGAGGTTGCCATGTTCTTCGAAACGACGAGGGTCCCCGACCGGAAGTGCTCGTGCGGCGTGGAGCAGCGCGTCGCGGTGTTGCTGTCCTACCTGCTCGGCTGGATCGGCGGGCTGATCTTCTTCTTCATCGAAAAAGAGAACAAATTCGTGCGGTTCTCCGCGATGCAGTCGCTCATCCTGAGCGCGGGGTGGACGGCCGTCTGGCTGACGCTCGTGATTTTCGGGAGCGTGCTCGGCCACCTCTCACTCGCGCTCGGCTACCTGTTCACCGGGCTCAACGTGCTCGTCTTCCTGGCGTTCGCCGGGCTCGTCGCGCTCCTCACGGTGCAGGGCTGGAAGGGCAGCAAGGTCAAGCTGATGGTCATCGGGGGGCTCGCCGAGCAGTGGAGCAGGTCCGCGGACGACTGACGCCCTACCGCCTGCCCACCGCGGCGACGGCCCGGATCTCCACCTCGAGGTCGGCCGGCTCGCCGAGCGCGCGGATGAAGACGAACCCCTTCTCGTCCGGACCGCACGCCGCGAGATCGACGTGCGCCTCGGACGCGCCGCCGACCACCGGGATCTCGCCGGCGGGCGCGTTGTTGCAGGTGACGCGCAGCACCCCGCCGTCCGCCTGGGCGGTCGTCGCGACGACGACGCGCCGCACGCCGTCGAGCCGGCAGGTCAGCGCCTCGCCCGGCCTCCGCGGCGCGCGGGCGACGAGCGTCTCGGCGGTCGCCGGCAGCCGGATCGACGCGGTGCGCCGCTGCGTCACGGCCCCGAGATCCAGGAGCGCGCCGAGCGCCCCGGACGCGGGCTCCTCGCGCGCGAGCTCCGCCGCGATCGGCTCGACCGCACGCTTGTCGCGGAACGCCGCCAGCGCCGAGAGGACCGCCGCGCGCCGCTCGGGGAAGCGCTCCCGCGCGAGCCGCGCCGCCAACCCGGGCAGGGCCCGCTTCGAGCCGAGCGCCGCGAGCGCCCGCGCCGCGTCCAGCGCGAGCTGGTAGTCGCCGAGCGCCGCCTCCACCGTCCCCTCGGCGCCGGGCGTGCGGTTCGCGGCGATGGCGCGGAGCGCGCGCTGCCGGTCCTCGACGGGCGCGCCCGCGTCCCCGGCGATCGCGATCACGGCCGCCGCCGCGCCGCGATCCTCCGGCCCGGCTCCGGCGAGCGACAGCGCCGCCGCGCGCCACGCGGGGGAGCCGTCCTCGAGCCCCTCCATCGCCGCGCGCAGATCCCCCGCCGCGGAGGCGTCGCCCGCGGCGAGCCGCGCCACGGAGAGCCACACGCTCGCCTCGGGATCGTCCTTCGCCGACTCCGCGGCGAGGACGAGCGGCGGATCGACGACGCCGCGCCGCAGCCGGGCCACCAGCTCGGCGGCCTTCCGGCGCACCGGTGCCGGGTTCCCCTTCGCCACCAGCCCGAGCAGCTCGCCCACCGCGCCGGCGTCGCCCCCGAGCGCGCGCTGCAAGGGCGCGGGCCAGGAGGGGCGCCCGGGCGCGGTCTCGACCGGGCGCAGCTCGAGCGGGGCGTGCGACGCCTGGAACGCGCGGGCGAGCGCCATGAGCTCCTCCGCCGCCTCCGGCCGAAGCGACGCGATGGACGCCGTCTCCCCCGGATCGGCCGCGAGATCGTACAGGCGCACCGTGTCGGACGCCCGATCCCACACGAGCTTGAGCTCCCCGCGCACGGCCATGATCTGCTCGTGCGCCTCGGCGAACGCCGCCTGATCCACCGCCTCGCCGCCCGCGAGGAGCGGGGCGACATCGCGCGACCGCACCCGCGCGGGCACCGGCAGATCGAGCAGCGACAAGAGCGTACCGAACAGGTCCACGAGGCTCACGGGAGCGCGCACGGTGCGCGGCGCCACGCCCGGCACGCGGATCGCGAGCGGCACGCGTATCTGCTCGTCGTAGAGCGTCGTGCCGTGGTACCGGCCGCCGTGGTCGCCGAACTCCTCGCCGTGATCCGCCCCGACGACGACGATCGCGTCGGGGTAGCTCGCGTCGAGGTACTCGAACAGCGCGCCGAGCGCCTCGTCGACCGTCGCGATCTCGCAGTCGTAGCGGGCGACGTCCGTGTCGCCGAAGCGCGTGCATCCCGGATCGTACGGCTCGTGCGGCTCGAAGAAGTGGGTCCAGGAGAGCGCGAGCCGCCCCGCGGCGCGCTGCTCGTCGAGGAAGGAGATCGTCTGCGCGACGCGCTCCACGGCGGTGGTCTCGTACTCGATCTTCACGAAGTCGAACCCGTACCCGGCGCGCAGGTACGGCTCGAACCGCGCGCGGTCGATGAAGAACACGGCCTTCGTGAAGAAGCCCGCACTGCGGTAGCGGAACCGCCGGAGCACCTCGGGCAAAGTCTCGTGGGTCTCGGGAACGCCCGGAACATTTTTGAGCGCGTGGACGTACTTGCCCGTCAGGAGCGAGGTGATCGCGTACGAGGTGTGCGGGATCGCGGTGTAGGCCCGGTCGAACACCACCGCCTTCGAGAAGAACGCGTCGAGGTTGGGCGCGATCGGCCGCGCCGCGGCGCGGGCGCCCACCCTGTCGTACCGCATCGCGTCCACCGTGACGATCACGACCGGCGCGCCGGGCCGCGTGATCCTCTTCGACGCGTCGCTCGCGGCGCCGCCGAGCGACCCGAGCGCCGCCACGGGCCCGCCGCGCCCGCGCGCGACGAACCCCGGCACCCGCCGCGCGACGGCGAGGACGTCCGCCGCGGCCGCGGTCCGCTCCCCGATGACGAAGCGCGGGTTCATGTGCGCGCGGGTCTCCCACAGCGCGAAGCCGAACGCGACGAGCGCGCCGATCGCGACGAGGGCGGCCGCCACCGCGGCGTTCCGGCCCGGTCGAGCGGGCGCGATCAGGCGGAAGCCGAGCGTCAGGATCCCGGCCGCCGCGATGGTGAGACCGACGTGGAACACGGGGTAGAGCCGCACGAGGACGCGCTCGTCGATCGCGTGGAGCCCGAGCGCCGCGCCGAGGCAGGCGACCGCCGCGGCGAGGCGCCTCGTCCTCGACCGCCACGCGAACCGCAGGCCGATCAGAGTCCCCGCGACCGCGAGGAGCGCGCCGCCCGCGGAGGAGGCGGCG is a window encoding:
- a CDS encoding sulfatase-like hydrolase/transferase, whose product is MRAIPVLGACGALAGAILGLVDAYAVAWGAREMFFDRAEAMRTAAAAIGLCAGAAALIAVTLGAAIEIAGRRAGAISAPRIPRRFVWAWALPLAAILFFALWRLTSGPRASGIPLRAALVAASSAGGALLAVAGTLIGLRFAWRSRTRRLAAAVACLGAALGLHAIDERVLVRLYPVFHVGLTIAAAGILTLGFRLIAPARPGRNAAVAAALVAIGALVAFGFALWETRAHMNPRFVIGERTAAAADVLAVARRVPGFVARGRGGPVAALGSLGGAASDASKRITRPGAPVVIVTVDAMRYDRVGARAAARPIAPNLDAFFSKAVVFDRAYTAIPHTSYAITSLLTGKYVHALKNVPGVPETHETLPEVLRRFRYRSAGFFTKAVFFIDRARFEPYLRAGYGFDFVKIEYETTAVERVAQTISFLDEQRAAGRLALSWTHFFEPHEPYDPGCTRFGDTDVARYDCEIATVDEALGALFEYLDASYPDAIVVVGADHGEEFGDHGGRYHGTTLYDEQIRVPLAIRVPGVAPRTVRAPVSLVDLFGTLLSLLDLPVPARVRSRDVAPLLAGGEAVDQAAFAEAHEQIMAVRGELKLVWDRASDTVRLYDLAADPGETASIASLRPEAAEELMALARAFQASHAPLELRPVETAPGRPSWPAPLQRALGGDAGAVGELLGLVAKGNPAPVRRKAAELVARLRRGVVDPPLVLAAESAKDDPEASVWLSVARLAAGDASAAGDLRAAMEGLEDGSPAWRAAALSLAGAGPEDRGAAAAVIAIAGDAGAPVEDRQRALRAIAANRTPGAEGTVEAALGDYQLALDAARALAALGSKRALPGLAARLARERFPERRAAVLSALAAFRDKRAVEPIAAELAREEPASGALGALLDLGAVTQRRTASIRLPATAETLVARAPRRPGEALTCRLDGVRRVVVATTAQADGGVLRVTCNNAPAGEIPVVGGASEAHVDLAACGPDEKGFVFIRALGEPADLEVEIRAVAAVGRR